The following are from one region of the Yoonia sp. R2331 genome:
- a CDS encoding EF-hand domain-containing protein, which yields MKTQILMIAIAAGLTLNAVPVAAQDRADRPDFATLDADGDGMLTLEEMQAAGAARFAAADADGDGALSAEELTAQMSERAARGADRMIERLDENGDGLLQQAEMQDSRMADRAERLFARADADEDGSISAEEFEAVKERMGKRGGGKRGGKGRGHGGRG from the coding sequence ATGAAGACGCAAATCTTGATGATCGCGATTGCTGCGGGTCTGACGTTGAATGCCGTACCGGTGGCGGCACAGGATCGGGCAGACCGCCCTGACTTTGCCACGTTGGATGCCGATGGCGACGGGATGCTGACGCTGGAAGAGATGCAAGCCGCAGGTGCTGCGCGCTTTGCTGCGGCTGATGCCGACGGCGACGGGGCCTTGTCCGCTGAAGAGCTGACCGCGCAAATGTCCGAGCGGGCCGCGCGCGGTGCAGACCGGATGATCGAACGGTTGGACGAGAACGGCGACGGCCTGTTGCAGCAGGCCGAGATGCAGGACAGCCGCATGGCGGATCGTGCAGAGCGTTTGTTCGCCCGTGCCGATGCCGACGAGGACGGTAGCATCAGTGCCGAAGAGTTCGAGGCCGTCAAAGAGCGGATGGGCAAGCGCGGCGGTGGCAAGCGAGGTGGCAAGGGCCGCGGGCATGGTGGCCGCGGCTAA
- a CDS encoding DUF983 domain-containing protein encodes MTDTASPDTDRPVKPAIWNGLRCRCPRCGEGALFAGYLKVTPTCTQCGQELHHHRADDGPAYLTILLVGHIMGFVMHLMWSQLRPEPWVMATVLTTFAVVMSLFLLPRMKGMVVAIQWAKRMHGFGTAP; translated from the coding sequence ATGACCGATACTGCATCACCAGACACCGACCGCCCAGTGAAACCCGCAATCTGGAACGGGCTGCGCTGCCGCTGCCCGCGCTGCGGCGAAGGTGCGCTGTTTGCGGGCTACCTCAAGGTAACCCCAACCTGCACCCAGTGCGGGCAAGAGCTGCACCACCACCGCGCGGATGACGGACCTGCCTATCTGACCATCCTGCTTGTGGGTCACATCATGGGCTTCGTCATGCACCTGATGTGGAGCCAGCTGCGGCCAGAGCCGTGGGTCATGGCAACCGTCCTGACCACATTTGCGGTCGTGATGTCACTTTTCCTGTTGCCCCGGATGAAGGGCATGGTGGTTGCCATCCAATGGGCCAAACGCATGCATGGCTTCGGCACGGCCCCATGA
- a CDS encoding NUDIX domain-containing protein, with translation MTAIRDAATIIVLRDNAVLMGQRGATAAFMPNKFVFPGGAVDTVDATVPISPLHDRIASQLAAESALAPTTLAAAAIRELWEETGQCLGHPAPWPDPPQGWRGFAASGHIPHAAALSFFFRAVTPQGRPRRFDARFFLAAADDLTTDPDDFSRAEDELRHLQWIPVRDARNFDLPFITQVVLGELASYLANPGPLTEIPFFRNDDEAHLVSRLNGRHPLSTSSG, from the coding sequence ATGACCGCGATCCGCGACGCGGCCACCATCATCGTGCTGCGCGACAACGCGGTGCTCATGGGACAACGCGGCGCAACGGCGGCCTTCATGCCGAACAAATTCGTTTTTCCTGGCGGCGCCGTCGACACGGTTGATGCCACCGTCCCCATCTCGCCGCTGCATGACCGCATCGCAAGCCAATTGGCAGCAGAGTCGGCACTTGCACCTACCACCCTTGCCGCCGCCGCCATCCGAGAGCTTTGGGAAGAAACCGGGCAATGCCTGGGCCACCCCGCGCCCTGGCCTGATCCGCCGCAAGGCTGGCGCGGTTTTGCGGCCAGCGGCCATATCCCCCATGCCGCCGCCCTTAGCTTCTTCTTTCGCGCTGTCACGCCGCAGGGGCGCCCGCGCCGCTTTGATGCACGCTTTTTTCTGGCCGCGGCCGATGACCTGACCACCGACCCCGATGACTTTTCACGTGCCGAAGACGAATTGCGCCACCTGCAATGGATCCCCGTCCGCGACGCGCGCAACTTCGATCTGCCGTTTATCACGCAGGTCGTCTTGGGCGAGCTGGCCAGTTATCTGGCAAACCCCGGCCCGCTGACCGAAATCCCGTTCTTTCGCAACGATGACGAGGCGCATCTTGTCTCAAGGCTCAA